One genomic region from Salvia hispanica cultivar TCC Black 2014 chromosome 2, UniMelb_Shisp_WGS_1.0, whole genome shotgun sequence encodes:
- the LOC125208336 gene encoding multiple organellar RNA editing factor 8, chloroplastic/mitochondrial-like yields MAFHPLRLRRALALSSSLLGHSSHGYKPQPFSFISAPLLPPSTAPAPPSMRRPFTSSTTLFRRAFDPETDEIGPDTILFEGCDYNHWLITVDFPRDSNIPREQMIETYINIAAQVFGSVEEAKKKIYALSTTTYQGFQVECSEETSEKFKSIPQVVFVLPDSYIDPVNKEYGGDKYVNGEIFPRPPPVHYGRRSNRDRRPREQNYGPPQQQNYGPREQNYGPPSQQNFTPPPQQNFGPPPQQNYGQPPRQNVRPPPQQNFGAPPQQNFRAPPQQNFGAPPQQNIGAPPQQNFGAPPQQNFGAPPKQNFGAPPQQNFGAPPQQNFGAPPKQNFGAPPQQNFGAPPQQNFGAPPQQNFGAPPQQNYGAPPYQNNASPQQQSYGPPQPSHTAQPHHSYGSPSQQSYMPNRREGYANPPNYAQEQGRHQSHSQPGQRGFAQDADYGSSQDGAFGQVSGGYRNFSSSQNN; encoded by the exons ATGGCGTTTCACCCTCTTCGCCTCCGCCGCGCTCTTGCCCTATCATCTTCTCTGCTGGGCCACTCCTCCCATGGCTACAAGCCGCAACCGTTTTCCTTCATCTCCGcccctcttcttcctccatcCACCGCCCCGGCTCCGCCGTCGATGCGCCGCCCCTTCACTTCCTCCACCACTCTATTCCGCAGGGCATTTGATCCGGAGACAGATGAAATCGGGCCCGACACCATCCTCTTCGAAGGATGCGATTACAACCACTGGCTGATCACCGTCGATTTCCCCAGGGATTCCAATATTCCGCGCGAACAGATGATCGAAACCTATATCAATATCGCTGCGCAAGTCTTCGGCAG CGTTGAAGAggcgaagaagaaaatatatgcACTGAGTACAACAACATATCAAGGGTTCCAGGTCGAGTGTTCGGAGGAGACATCTGAAAAGTTTAAAA GTATTCCGCAAGTGGTATTTGTATTGCCAGATTCCTACATTGATCCAGTAAATAAGGAATACGGAG GTGACAAATATGTCAATGGAGAGATTTTTCCACGACCACCCCCAGTGCATTATGGGAGAAGAAGCAACAGGGATAGGCGTCCAAGAGAGCAGAACTATGGTCCGCCACAGCAGCAGAACTACGGCCCAAGAGAGCAGAACTATGGGCCACCATCACAGCAGAACTTTACGCCGCCACCACAGCAGAACTTTGGGCCGCCACCACAGCAGAACTACGGGCAACCACCACGACAGAACGTCAGGCCACCACCCCAGCAGAACTTCGGAGCCCCACCCCAGCAGAACTTTAGGGCACCACCCCAACAGAACTTTGGGGCACCACCCCAACAGAACATTGGGGCACCACCCCAACAGAACTTTGGGGCACCACCCCAACAGAACTTCGGGGCACCACCCAAACAGAACTTCGGGGCACCACCCCAACAGAACTTTGGGGCACCACCCCAACAGAACTTCGGGGCACCACCCAAACAGAACTTTGGAGCCCCACCCCAGCAGAACTTCGGTGCACCACCTCAGCAGAACTTTGGGGCACCACCTCAGCAGAACTTTGGAGCACCACCTCAGCAGAACTATGGGGCACCACCATATCAAAACAATGCATCACCTCAGCAGCAGAGTTACGGACCACCACAGCCCAGTCATACAGCACAGCCACATCACAGCTACGGATCTCCATCACAGCAGAGCTATATGCCGAACAGACGTGAAGGTTATGCAAACCCACCTAATTATGCACAGGAACAGGGAAGACACCAGAGCCATTCACAACCTGGACAAAGGGGCTTTGCCCAAGATGCTGACTACGGCTCTTCACAAGACGGAGCTTTTGGACAAGTATCTGGGGGATATAGAAACTTTTCatcatcacaaaataattga